The Sulfurimonas lithotrophica genome includes a region encoding these proteins:
- a CDS encoding HD-GYP domain-containing protein: MENGNYILIDKSIIAEGCAYDFSIYYFHNKSKIKKLQNKGVVIDSDDLLYFEQANKLYVHAHEHSSYKKFMQENFVGKSGNPVSFASKFNSIYKNASKALNDLFDNPEKLSNYKESKKIVNELVESVLDDDFAIKSLMEIATHDYYTHTHSINVSIYALSLGNFLSLSTKELEELGEAALLHDLGKSKIDSNIINKKGSLTIQEFKIMKKHPSFGVSIGLKLGIKNKNILEGIKYHHEKMDGSGYPNGLYNDEIPLYAKIICICDIFDALTSQRSYKQAMTSYEALKLMKVEMNRHIDLKLLNKMILMFK; the protein is encoded by the coding sequence ATGGAAAATGGAAATTATATTTTAATAGATAAAAGTATTATTGCAGAGGGTTGTGCGTATGACTTTTCCATATATTATTTTCATAATAAATCAAAGATAAAAAAATTACAAAATAAAGGTGTTGTCATTGATAGTGACGACCTATTGTACTTTGAACAGGCAAATAAACTATATGTACATGCACATGAACATTCATCGTATAAAAAGTTCATGCAGGAAAATTTTGTAGGCAAAAGTGGTAATCCCGTAAGTTTTGCAAGTAAATTTAACTCAATATATAAAAATGCTTCTAAAGCGTTAAACGATCTGTTTGATAATCCTGAAAAACTTAGTAACTATAAAGAATCAAAAAAAATTGTAAATGAATTGGTAGAGAGTGTTTTAGATGATGATTTTGCTATAAAATCGTTAATGGAGATAGCTACGCATGATTATTACACACATACACATTCCATAAATGTTTCCATATACGCTTTAAGCTTGGGTAATTTTTTGTCTTTATCGACCAAAGAACTAGAAGAGTTAGGAGAAGCTGCCCTGCTACATGATTTGGGGAAAAGCAAAATAGACAGTAATATTATTAATAAAAAGGGTTCACTCACTATCCAAGAATTCAAAATTATGAAAAAACATCCATCTTTTGGAGTAAGTATAGGTTTAAAACTTGGCATAAAAAATAAAAATATACTTGAAGGGATAAAGTACCACCATGAAAAAATGGACGGTTCGGGTTATCCAAACGGCTTATATAACGATGAGATACCTCTTTATGCTAAAATAATATGTATATGCGATATTTTTGACGCCCTGACAAGTCAGAGAAGTTATAAACAAGCTATGACCTCATATGAGGCGCTA
- a CDS encoding arginyltransferase, with translation MNILKEFSIHDKCSYLDNLEQTMHYKIIENCSGEKCQDFIERGFRRFGKMYFRPICEGCDECKSIKIDVRNFTFSKSQRREMRKAEHIKSYIQKPTLTQEHIELFEKYHKYMKDKKGWEHTPTTAQGYYNSFVSGANEFGYEVLYFDEDKLIGVDLIDILPNGISSIYFYYDPDYKKYALGKLSMYMQIKFAKESNIDWIYMGYYVKDCPSLSYKSYYKPYLTLEGRPNEEDKLIWF, from the coding sequence ATGAATATACTAAAAGAATTCTCTATACATGATAAATGTTCTTATCTTGATAATCTCGAACAGACTATGCATTATAAAATTATTGAAAATTGTTCGGGGGAGAAATGTCAGGATTTTATAGAACGTGGATTTAGACGTTTTGGTAAAATGTATTTTCGCCCGATTTGTGAAGGCTGTGATGAATGTAAAAGTATTAAAATAGATGTCAGAAACTTCACTTTTTCAAAATCTCAAAGAAGAGAGATGCGAAAAGCCGAACATATTAAATCATATATTCAAAAACCTACTTTGACACAAGAACATATTGAGCTTTTTGAAAAGTATCATAAATATATGAAAGATAAAAAAGGTTGGGAACATACTCCGACAACTGCCCAAGGCTACTATAATTCTTTTGTAAGCGGTGCAAATGAATTTGGTTATGAGGTTTTATATTTTGACGAGGATAAACTAATCGGTGTAGATTTAATCGATATACTACCAAACGGCATATCTTCAATATATTTTTACTATGATCCCGATTATAAAAAATATGCCCTTGGAAAACTATCCATGTATATGCAAATTAAGTTTGCAAAAGAATCAAATATTGACTGGATATATATGGGGTACTATGTTAAAGACTGCCCTTCACTCTCGTATAAATCATATTATAAACCGTATTTAACCTTGGAAGGAAGACCTAACGAGGAAGATAAGCTTATTTGGTTTTAA
- the rpsL gene encoding 30S ribosomal protein S12 produces the protein MPTINQLIRKERKKVVKKSKSAALLSCPQRRGVCTRVYTTTPKKPNSALRKVAKVRLTSGFEVISYIGGEGHNLQEHSIVLVRGGRVKDLPGVKYHIVRGALDTAGVNDRKVARSKYGAKKPKN, from the coding sequence ATGCCTACAATCAATCAATTGATTCGTAAAGAGCGTAAGAAAGTTGTTAAGAAATCAAAATCTGCAGCGCTATTATCTTGCCCTCAACGTCGTGGTGTATGTACTCGTGTTTATACGACTACACCAAAAAAACCAAACTCAGCTTTAAGAAAAGTTGCAAAAGTTCGTTTAACTTCTGGATTTGAAGTTATTTCATATATCGGTGGTGAAGGTCACAACCTTCAAGAACACTCAATCGTACTAGTACGTGGTGGTAGGGTAAAAGATTTACCTGGTGTTAAGTATCACATCGTTCGTGGTGCACTTGATACTGCCGGTGTTAACGATAGAAAAGTTGCTCGTTCTAAATACGGTGCTAAAAAACCTAAAAACTAG
- the rpsG gene encoding 30S ribosomal protein S7, producing MRRRKAPVREIMPDPVYGSKVLTKFINKIMLDGKKSTAEKIIYSALDIIGSRGEKSGIDTFNDAIENIKPIIEVKSRRVGGATYQVPVEVRPVRQQSLAIRWLVDAARKRNERTMAERLANEFMDAATDKGSAFKKKEDTYKMAEANKAFAHYRW from the coding sequence ATGAGAAGAAGAAAAGCTCCCGTTCGTGAAATTATGCCTGACCCGGTATATGGAAGCAAAGTTTTAACGAAATTTATTAACAAAATTATGTTAGATGGTAAAAAATCAACTGCTGAGAAAATTATCTATTCAGCATTAGATATCATCGGTTCTCGTGGAGAGAAAAGTGGAATTGATACATTCAATGATGCTATTGAGAACATCAAGCCTATTATAGAGGTAAAAAGTCGCCGTGTTGGTGGTGCTACTTATCAAGTTCCAGTAGAAGTACGCCCGGTACGTCAGCAATCTTTAGCTATCCGTTGGTTAGTTGATGCTGCTCGTAAAAGAAATGAAAGAACAATGGCTGAAAGATTAGCTAACGAGTTTATGGATGCAGCAACTGACAAAGGTAGTGCATTCAAGAAAAAAGAAGATACTTACAAAATGGCAGAAGCTAATAAAGCATTTGCTCACTACAGATGGTAA
- a CDS encoding acyl-CoA acyltransferase, which yields MSIGISKASKEDAGFLAQMILQSSRAEKKFGIYDLVFGVKKDEELLKYLERLIVTDTKNHCHYSNFLIANIDSKQVGTLCSYEPRISTHDAFKRSLQEIGFEGDISEYEDILNVCNFAQNNRTLIFDFMEELEGFVDVGILKALMQKSLLTARLKGYRIAQTIVEIGSLETILLYKKLGFREVKQKECDLYKEKFGRMGLALLEIEF from the coding sequence ATGAGCATAGGTATTTCCAAGGCATCAAAAGAGGATGCCGGATTTTTAGCACAGATGATTCTTCAAAGTTCCAGAGCTGAAAAAAAATTTGGTATATATGATTTGGTTTTTGGAGTTAAAAAAGATGAAGAGTTGTTAAAATATTTAGAAAGACTAATAGTTACAGATACTAAAAACCATTGTCATTACAGTAATTTTTTAATAGCAAATATAGATTCAAAACAAGTCGGTACACTTTGTAGTTATGAGCCTCGAATATCTACACACGATGCATTTAAAAGATCATTGCAGGAGATAGGTTTTGAAGGTGATATAAGTGAATATGAAGATATATTGAACGTATGTAACTTTGCACAAAATAATCGTACATTGATTTTTGATTTTATGGAAGAGTTGGAAGGTTTTGTTGATGTCGGTATTTTAAAAGCATTAATGCAAAAGAGTTTACTTACGGCTAGATTAAAGGGCTATAGAATAGCACAAACAATAGTAGAAATTGGATCGCTTGAAACTATACTGCTTTATAAAAAACTGGGTTTTAGAGAAGTAAAACAAAAAGAGTGTGATTTATATAAAGAAAAATTTGGACGTATGGGTCTTGCACTTTTAGAGATAGAGTTTTAA
- a CDS encoding Na+/H+ antiporter NhaC family protein — MALITRNVNLSLFSGIVLGIFFLSNYSILQTFIQIYELFYQLLSTPWVLKTLAFAILVGSIMELIEKSGGIGGFVEYLENKKKLVTSKRSALMLSYIVGVVIFVESSITALISGAVGKPLCDKYEISREKLAYVCDSTSAPISSLIILNGWGALLLGLVLTQIETNALNISAVELLIDSVFYNFYAIFALFVTFISIWYGIDIGPMQYATYKKFDIKENSLHKSMWYMISPIFLMVLLVFLFLYITGDGSIFKGSGSSSIFYTMLSTLLFINIYYFFTKNMSFKNIQIHSLVGAKKLFPIALILLFAFALGEVSSELKTGLYLASLASQNLNPVFLGFIIFLLSSIISFSTGTSWGTFSIMIPIAVPMAIGVDANIALAIGAVISGGVFGDHCSPISDTTIISSLATECDVVSHVKTQLPYALISGVLASVFFIIFSLS; from the coding sequence TTGGCATTAATAACAAGAAATGTTAATTTATCCTTATTTAGCGGAATAGTGCTTGGTATTTTCTTTTTAAGCAACTATTCGATTTTACAAACATTTATTCAAATATATGAACTTTTTTATCAGCTTCTTAGTACTCCTTGGGTTTTAAAAACATTGGCTTTTGCTATTCTTGTGGGTTCAATAATGGAACTGATTGAAAAAAGCGGTGGGATAGGCGGTTTTGTAGAATATCTTGAAAATAAAAAAAAGCTTGTAACTTCCAAACGCTCTGCTTTGATGCTTAGTTATATAGTAGGGGTCGTAATATTTGTCGAATCTTCTATTACGGCACTTATAAGTGGAGCTGTAGGGAAACCTCTTTGTGATAAATATGAGATTTCAAGAGAAAAGCTTGCTTATGTATGTGATTCTACATCTGCACCGATTAGTTCACTCATCATATTAAACGGATGGGGTGCTTTGCTGCTTGGTTTAGTGTTAACCCAAATAGAGACAAATGCATTAAACATAAGTGCTGTTGAATTGTTAATAGATTCCGTATTTTATAATTTTTATGCAATATTTGCATTGTTTGTTACTTTTATCTCTATCTGGTATGGAATAGATATCGGTCCGATGCAATATGCTACGTATAAAAAATTTGATATTAAAGAGAATAGTTTACATAAAAGTATGTGGTATATGATAAGCCCAATATTTTTAATGGTCTTACTAGTTTTTTTATTTTTATATATCACAGGTGATGGAAGTATATTTAAAGGAAGCGGTTCAAGTTCTATTTTTTATACAATGCTCTCAACTTTATTATTTATAAATATATATTATTTTTTTACTAAAAATATGAGTTTTAAAAATATACAAATACATTCACTTGTAGGGGCTAAAAAACTTTTTCCGATAGCTTTGATTTTGTTATTTGCTTTTGCTTTGGGTGAAGTGAGCTCAGAGTTAAAAACAGGCTTGTATTTAGCATCCTTGGCAAGTCAAAATTTAAATCCGGTATTTTTAGGATTTATTATATTCTTGTTAAGCTCGATTATATCTTTCTCAACGGGAACCAGCTGGGGTACATTTTCTATAATGATACCAATAGCGGTTCCTATGGCAATAGGGGTAGATGCCAATATTGCTCTTGCAATAGGTGCAGTAATATCTGGTGGTGTATTTGGAGATCACTGTTCCCCTATCTCCGATACTACTATAATATCCTCTCTGGCAACTGAGTGTGATGTAGTCTCACATGTAAAAACACAACTTCCATATGCATTGATATCAGGAGTATTGGCTTCTGTATTTTTTATAATCTTCTCATTATCTTAG
- a CDS encoding L,D-transpeptidase family protein, translating to MLKTFLIIINLHIFACASQIVLVVAENIHSSKAKLQRYQDNQKVASPIDVNIGKNGLAHGLGISTFKTNVKEPDKKEGDKKAPIGVFKLSYLFGYEKKDDNYKMDYMQVDEKYTCIDDAQSKYYNSVLNFVDKDAKSFEYMKRDDDQYKLGIVVGHNDIKKPYAGSCIFMHVQKAQDASTAGCTSMSYKDLKELAIWLDSKKDPILIQVAKEHLNQVKKQYPNLNLEGFK from the coding sequence ATGCTAAAAACTTTCTTAATCATCATAAATTTACATATATTTGCTTGTGCCTCTCAAATTGTGCTGGTTGTGGCAGAAAATATACACAGCTCCAAAGCAAAACTGCAACGATATCAAGATAATCAAAAAGTTGCCAGTCCTATAGATGTAAATATTGGAAAAAACGGTTTAGCTCACGGTCTAGGCATATCAACATTTAAAACAAATGTTAAAGAACCGGATAAAAAAGAGGGAGACAAAAAAGCACCGATAGGTGTATTTAAACTATCTTATCTGTTTGGTTATGAAAAAAAAGATGACAACTATAAAATGGACTATATGCAAGTTGATGAAAAATACACCTGTATTGACGATGCTCAATCTAAATATTATAACTCTGTGCTAAACTTTGTAGATAAAGACGCTAAAAGTTTTGAGTATATGAAGCGGGATGATGACCAATACAAACTCGGTATTGTAGTCGGTCATAATGATATTAAAAAACCATATGCAGGTTCTTGCATATTTATGCATGTTCAAAAAGCCCAAGACGCTTCTACTGCCGGATGCACATCTATGAGCTATAAAGATTTAAAAGAACTTGCAATTTGGTTGGATTCTAAAAAAGACCCTATTCTTATTCAAGTAGCAAAAGAGCATCTTAATCAAGTAAAAAAACAATATCCAAACTTAAACTTGGAAGGATTTAAATGA
- the fusA gene encoding elongation factor G: MARSHKLEDVRNIGIAAHIDAGKTTTTERILFYTGVEHKIGEVHDGAATMDWMEQEQERGITITSAATTCTWDGKQINIIDTPGHVDFTIEVERSMRVLDGAVSVFCAVGGVQPQSETVWRQRNRYGVPSIVFVNKYDRTGADFYEVERQIRERLKGNPVPIQLPIGAEDKFEGVVDLVQMKEIVWDEDAAMGSAYHTQDIRAEYQDKAEEYREKMIEEIASVDGQEELMEKFLEGEEISNEEIKAAIKAATIGMHIVPMTVGTAFKNKGVQTLLDAVVDYLPAPTEVAAIKGTKMEDETQEVAVESSDKGEFASLAFKIMTDPFVGQLTFIRVYRGSLESGSYVHNSTKDKKERIGRIMMMHAIKREEVKEIYAGEIGAVVGLKNTTTGDTLCSEKDKVVLERMDFPEPVISVAVEPKTKADQEKMGIALGKLAAEDPSFRVHTDEETGQTIISGMGELHLEIIVDRMMREFKVEAEVGAPQVSYREAITTEVDKNYKYAKQSGGRGQYGHVVFKMKPAEAGSGLVFNNDIKGGVIPKEYIPAIEKGMEESMKNGVLAGYPIEDIEITLYDGSYHDVDSNEMSFKIAASIGFKEAAREANAKILEPLMKVEVEVPEEYMGDVIGDLNRRRGQVNSMSDRSGNKIVDAHVPLSEMFGYSTDLRSSTQGRATYSMEFDHYEEVPRNVSEEIIKKRNG, encoded by the coding sequence ATGGCAAGAAGTCACAAACTAGAAGACGTAAGAAATATCGGTATTGCTGCTCACATTGATGCGGGTAAAACTACAACAACGGAAAGAATTCTTTTCTATACCGGTGTTGAGCATAAAATCGGTGAGGTTCATGATGGTGCTGCTACTATGGACTGGATGGAGCAAGAGCAAGAGCGTGGTATTACTATTACATCTGCTGCAACAACTTGTACATGGGATGGAAAACAAATTAACATTATCGATACTCCTGGTCACGTTGACTTTACTATCGAAGTTGAGCGTTCTATGCGTGTACTTGACGGTGCCGTATCAGTATTTTGTGCAGTTGGTGGTGTTCAGCCTCAATCAGAAACTGTATGGAGACAACGTAACCGTTACGGTGTACCATCAATCGTATTCGTAAACAAATACGATAGAACCGGTGCAGACTTCTACGAAGTTGAGCGTCAAATTCGTGAGCGTCTAAAAGGTAATCCGGTTCCTATACAATTACCTATCGGTGCTGAAGATAAATTTGAAGGTGTTGTTGATTTAGTTCAAATGAAAGAGATCGTTTGGGATGAAGATGCAGCAATGGGTTCTGCATATCATACACAAGACATCCGTGCTGAGTATCAAGATAAAGCTGAAGAGTACCGTGAGAAAATGATCGAAGAGATCGCTTCTGTAGATGGTCAAGAAGAGCTTATGGAGAAATTCTTAGAGGGTGAAGAGATCTCTAACGAAGAGATCAAAGCTGCTATTAAAGCTGCTACTATCGGTATGCATATTGTTCCAATGACTGTTGGTACTGCATTTAAGAACAAAGGTGTTCAAACTTTACTTGACGCTGTTGTTGATTACCTTCCTGCTCCAACTGAAGTTGCTGCAATTAAAGGTACTAAGATGGAAGATGAGACTCAAGAAGTTGCAGTTGAATCATCTGATAAAGGTGAATTTGCATCTTTAGCATTCAAAATCATGACTGACCCGTTTGTTGGTCAATTAACTTTCATCCGTGTATATCGTGGTTCACTAGAATCTGGTTCATACGTTCACAACTCTACTAAAGATAAAAAAGAGCGTATCGGTCGTATCATGATGATGCACGCTATTAAACGTGAAGAAGTTAAAGAGATTTACGCTGGTGAAATCGGTGCGGTTGTTGGTCTTAAAAATACTACTACCGGTGATACTTTATGTTCTGAAAAAGATAAAGTTGTTCTTGAGAGAATGGACTTCCCAGAACCGGTTATCTCTGTTGCAGTTGAGCCAAAAACTAAAGCTGACCAAGAAAAAATGGGTATCGCTCTAGGTAAACTAGCTGCTGAAGATCCGTCTTTCCGTGTACATACTGATGAGGAAACTGGTCAAACTATTATTTCTGGTATGGGTGAGTTACACCTTGAGATCATTGTTGACCGTATGATGCGTGAATTTAAAGTTGAAGCTGAAGTTGGTGCTCCACAGGTATCTTACCGTGAAGCTATTACAACTGAAGTTGATAAAAACTATAAATACGCTAAACAATCAGGTGGTCGTGGACAATATGGTCACGTTGTATTCAAAATGAAACCTGCTGAAGCTGGTTCAGGTCTTGTATTTAACAACGATATTAAAGGTGGTGTTATTCCTAAAGAGTACATTCCTGCTATTGAAAAAGGTATGGAAGAATCTATGAAAAACGGTGTACTTGCAGGTTATCCGATTGAAGATATCGAAATCACACTATATGATGGTTCTTACCACGATGTGGATTCAAATGAGATGTCTTTCAAAATAGCTGCATCTATCGGTTTCAAAGAAGCTGCTCGTGAAGCAAATGCTAAGATCCTTGAGCCGTTAATGAAAGTTGAAGTTGAAGTACCTGAAGAGTATATGGGTGATGTTATCGGTGACCTTAACCGTCGTCGTGGACAAGTTAACTCTATGAGTGACAGAAGCGGAAACAAAATTGTTGATGCACACGTTCCATTATCAGAGATGTTTGGTTACTCTACGGATTTACGTTCATCTACTCAGGGTCGTGCTACATACTCTATGGAATTCGATCACTATGAAGAAGTTCCAAGAAATGTATCTGAAGAGATTATCAAGAAAAGAAACGGTTAA